One window of Streptomyces sp. SUK 48 genomic DNA carries:
- a CDS encoding Zn-dependent alcohol dehydrogenase encodes MRGVVFDGRRVRVVDDLAVREPGPGEVLVAIAAAGLCHSDLSVVDGTIPFPVPVVLGHEGAGVVEAVGAGVTHVAPGDHVALSTLASCGTCPECDRGRPTMCRQAIGRPQRPFTLAGAEPVHQFAASSAFAERTVVRAVQAVRVPRDLPLESAALIGCGVLTGVGAVLNRARVRCGDSVVVLGTGGIGLNVLQGARLAGALRIVAVDTNPAKAAMAREFGATDFLTSADAVRELLPTGADHVFECVGRVELIRQAVDLLDRHGQAILLGVPPAAAEASFRVSTLYLDKSVLGCRYGSARPQHDIALYADLYRQGRLLLDELVSAVYPVEDFEKARADAEAGRVARAVLTF; translated from the coding sequence ATGCGGGGTGTGGTGTTCGACGGCCGGCGGGTACGGGTGGTGGACGACCTGGCGGTACGGGAGCCGGGGCCGGGCGAGGTCCTGGTCGCGATCGCGGCGGCGGGACTGTGCCACAGCGATCTGTCGGTGGTGGACGGCACCATCCCGTTCCCGGTCCCGGTGGTGCTCGGGCACGAGGGCGCCGGGGTGGTGGAGGCGGTCGGCGCGGGGGTCACCCATGTCGCGCCCGGCGACCATGTGGCCCTGTCCACGCTCGCCAGCTGCGGCACCTGCCCGGAGTGCGACCGGGGCCGCCCGACCATGTGCCGGCAGGCGATCGGGCGCCCGCAGCGGCCGTTCACCCTGGCCGGGGCGGAGCCCGTCCACCAGTTCGCCGCCAGCTCCGCCTTCGCGGAACGCACCGTCGTCCGGGCCGTCCAGGCGGTCCGTGTCCCCCGTGACCTCCCGCTGGAGTCCGCCGCGCTGATCGGCTGCGGGGTGCTCACCGGGGTGGGCGCCGTGCTGAACCGGGCCCGGGTGCGGTGCGGGGACAGCGTCGTCGTCCTCGGCACCGGCGGCATCGGCCTGAACGTGCTCCAGGGGGCGCGGCTCGCGGGCGCCCTGCGGATCGTGGCCGTGGACACCAACCCGGCGAAGGCGGCGATGGCCCGGGAGTTCGGCGCGACCGACTTCCTCACCTCGGCGGACGCGGTGCGGGAGCTGCTGCCGACGGGGGCGGACCACGTCTTCGAGTGCGTCGGCCGGGTGGAGCTGATCCGGCAGGCCGTCGACCTCCTCGACCGGCACGGCCAGGCGATCCTCCTCGGCGTGCCCCCGGCCGCCGCCGAGGCGTCCTTCCGGGTCTCCACCCTCTACCTGGACAAGTCGGTCCTGGGCTGCCGCTACGGCTCCGCCCGCCCCCAGCACGACATCGCCCTGTACGCCGACCTGTACCGCCAAGGGCGCCTGCTGCTGGACGAGTTGGTGTCGGCGGTGTACCCGGTGGAGGACTTCGAGAAGGCCCGGGCGGACGCGGAGGCGGGACGGGTGGCACGGGCGGTGCTCACGTTCTGA
- a CDS encoding AMP-binding protein, whose protein sequence is MNETARSLSCSRTLWELAARRAALTPGRPVFLQSSRSLTFGELCGWAERVAAGLYGMGVRPGTVVAWQLPTRIETAVLSLALARLGAVQSPLIPFYRDREVAFALRRSQASFLAVPGVWRGHDHTAMAHRLGAPGVFPAYDALPTGDPAVLPAPPSSGTPVRWIYWTSGTTSTPKGVLHCDRSLIAAGSCLAHALRLRPDDVGSIAFPYAHVGGADYLVMLLLYGVPALLLEHFALPDSLPEYRRHGVTVAGGSTAFYSLFLTEQRKRPGTRLIPTLRLLAGGGAPKPPELYHQVVRELGVQLTHGYGMTEAPMITMGDPTDTPANLATTEGRPPEGMDIRIVDGEIHLRGEAVCQGYLGASHPPFTPDGYLPTGDLGHLTPTGHLVLTGRRKDVIIRKGENISAKEIEDLLHGHPAVGDVAVIGLPDAERGELVCAVVERRPDAAELTLPEVVSYLRTHGLATHKLPERLETIAELPRNETLRKVLKHKLRERFGPS, encoded by the coding sequence GTGAACGAGACCGCGCGTTCCCTGAGTTGTTCCCGCACCCTGTGGGAACTGGCCGCCCGCCGCGCCGCCCTCACCCCCGGCCGCCCGGTCTTCCTCCAGTCCTCCCGCTCGCTGACCTTCGGCGAGCTGTGCGGATGGGCGGAGCGGGTGGCGGCGGGCCTGTACGGCATGGGGGTGCGCCCCGGCACGGTGGTGGCCTGGCAGCTGCCGACCCGTATCGAAACGGCCGTCCTGTCCCTGGCCCTGGCCCGCCTCGGCGCCGTCCAGTCCCCCCTGATCCCCTTCTACCGGGACCGGGAGGTGGCCTTCGCGCTGCGGCGGTCGCAGGCGTCGTTCCTCGCGGTCCCGGGCGTGTGGCGCGGCCACGACCACACGGCGATGGCCCACCGCCTGGGCGCCCCCGGCGTCTTCCCGGCCTACGACGCCCTCCCCACCGGCGACCCCGCCGTCCTCCCCGCCCCGCCCTCCTCCGGCACCCCGGTCCGCTGGATCTACTGGACCTCGGGCACCACCTCCACCCCCAAGGGCGTCCTGCACTGCGACCGCTCCCTGATCGCGGCGGGCTCCTGCCTGGCCCACGCGCTGCGGCTGCGCCCGGACGACGTCGGCTCGATCGCCTTCCCCTACGCGCACGTGGGCGGCGCGGACTACCTGGTGATGCTGCTGCTGTACGGCGTCCCGGCCCTGCTCCTGGAGCACTTCGCGCTCCCGGACTCCCTGCCGGAGTACCGCCGCCACGGTGTGACGGTGGCCGGCGGCTCGACGGCCTTCTACTCCCTCTTCCTCACCGAACAGCGCAAGCGGCCCGGCACCCGGCTGATCCCCACCCTGCGCCTCCTGGCGGGCGGCGGCGCCCCCAAGCCGCCCGAGCTGTACCACCAGGTGGTCCGCGAACTGGGCGTCCAGCTCACCCACGGCTACGGCATGACCGAGGCCCCGATGATCACCATGGGCGACCCCACGGACACCCCGGCCAACCTGGCCACGACGGAGGGCCGCCCACCCGAGGGCATGGACATCCGCATCGTGGACGGCGAGATCCACCTGCGCGGCGAGGCCGTCTGCCAGGGCTACCTCGGCGCCTCCCACCCGCCCTTCACCCCCGACGGCTACCTCCCGACCGGCGACCTGGGCCACCTCACCCCCACCGGCCACCTCGTCCTCACCGGCCGCCGCAAGGACGTGATCATCCGCAAGGGCGAGAACATCTCCGCGAAGGAGATCGAGGACCTGCTGCACGGGCATCCGGCGGTGGGGGACGTGGCGGTGATAGGTCTGCCGGACGCGGAACGGGGGGAGTTGGTGTGCGCGGTGGTGGAACGGCGTCCGGATGCTGCGGAGTTGACCTTGCCAGAGGTCGTGTCGTATCTCCGCACGCACGGCTTGGCCACGCATAAGCTCCCCGAACGACTGGAAACAATCGCGGAGTTGCCACGTAACGAGACACTGCGGAAGGTACTCAAGCACAAGCTGCGCGAGCGGTTCGGACCGTCGTAG
- a CDS encoding acyl-CoA dehydrogenase family protein, producing MDLSDTPQEAEFRGRLREWLAKALPSVGPAPDPADWPGRRAYDLGWQRTLYDAGYAEVHWDASPALRMIFLEESEKAGAPYVGANFVGLLHAGPTIAAEGTDAQRARWLGPILRGEEVWCQGFSEPDAGSDLAALRTRARRDGDAYVVTGSKIWTSHAEVADWCELLVRTDPDAPRHRGITWLALPMRAEGVTVRPLRTLAGSTEFAEVFLDEVRVPAANRVGAEHDGWRVTMVTLSFERGTAFVGEVVACRRVLRQLAATARENGRWEDSALRRRLGRLDAEFRALWRLTQWNVSAATAAGGVPGVGGSVFKLRYSGARQELYDTAADVLGPDALDLDRPWVLDRLSSLSYTIAAGTSQIQRNIVAERMLGLPKGR from the coding sequence ATGGACCTCTCCGACACCCCGCAGGAGGCGGAGTTCCGGGGGCGGCTGCGGGAGTGGCTCGCCAAGGCGCTGCCCTCCGTCGGGCCCGCACCGGACCCGGCCGACTGGCCCGGTCGGCGCGCCTACGACCTCGGCTGGCAGCGGACGCTGTACGACGCCGGGTACGCCGAGGTCCACTGGGACGCCTCCCCGGCGCTGCGGATGATCTTCCTGGAGGAGTCCGAGAAGGCGGGCGCGCCCTATGTCGGGGCGAACTTCGTCGGGCTGCTGCACGCGGGGCCGACCATCGCCGCCGAGGGCACCGACGCCCAGCGGGCGCGCTGGCTGGGGCCGATCCTGCGCGGCGAGGAGGTGTGGTGCCAGGGGTTCAGCGAGCCGGACGCCGGCTCCGACCTCGCGGCGCTGCGCACCCGCGCCCGCCGGGACGGCGACGCCTACGTGGTCACCGGCAGCAAGATCTGGACCTCGCACGCGGAGGTCGCCGACTGGTGCGAGCTCCTCGTCCGCACCGACCCGGACGCGCCCCGCCACCGCGGCATCACCTGGCTCGCGCTGCCGATGCGCGCCGAGGGGGTCACCGTACGGCCGCTGCGCACGCTCGCCGGGTCCACCGAGTTCGCCGAGGTGTTCCTGGACGAGGTGCGGGTGCCGGCCGCCAACCGGGTCGGCGCGGAGCACGACGGCTGGCGGGTCACCATGGTCACCCTCTCCTTCGAGCGCGGCACCGCCTTCGTGGGGGAGGTCGTCGCCTGCCGCCGGGTGCTGCGCCAACTCGCCGCGACGGCAAGGGAGAACGGGCGGTGGGAAGACTCCGCGCTGCGGCGCCGGCTCGGCCGCCTCGACGCCGAGTTCCGCGCGCTGTGGCGGCTGACCCAGTGGAACGTCAGCGCGGCGACGGCCGCCGGAGGGGTGCCGGGGGTCGGCGGGTCCGTCTTCAAACTCCGGTACTCGGGAGCCCGCCAGGAGTTGTACGACACCGCCGCCGACGTCCTCGGCCCGGACGCCCTCGACCTGGACCGGCCGTGGGTGCTCGACCGGCTGTCCTCGCTGTCGTACACGATCGCGGCCGGCACCTCGCAGATCCAGCGCAACATCGTGGCCGAGCGGATGCTGGGGCTGCCGAAGGGGAGATGA
- a CDS encoding cyclase family protein, whose amino-acid sequence MTLPKEFHEIAGRVNNWGRWGAEDEIGTLNLITDAVVRGAVAEVRTGRRIPLALPLTHDGVQTGVIPGRVDPLHAMTQLNQELFGPGTVACSDDVVTLGLQAGTHWDALPHVSHGGRLYNGRPAATVTAHGGAAYSGIDRAGPVLSRGVLLDVAAALGVERLAGGHAVTPQELERAEEFGGVRVRAGDIVLVRTGQVRVLLGGDRHGYGYPSPGLSVRTPEWFHARDVAAVANDTLTFEIFPPEIDDLWLPVHALHLVEMGMLQGQNWNLEELSTACGECGRYAFLLSAAPEPFAGATGSPVAPVALL is encoded by the coding sequence ATGACACTGCCCAAGGAGTTCCACGAGATCGCCGGGCGCGTGAACAACTGGGGGCGCTGGGGCGCCGAGGACGAGATCGGCACGCTCAACCTGATCACCGACGCGGTGGTGCGCGGCGCCGTCGCCGAGGTGCGCACGGGCCGTCGTATCCCGCTCGCGCTGCCCCTCACCCACGACGGCGTGCAGACGGGCGTGATCCCGGGCCGGGTCGATCCGCTGCACGCGATGACCCAGCTCAACCAGGAGTTGTTCGGGCCCGGCACGGTGGCGTGCAGCGACGATGTGGTGACCCTGGGGCTCCAGGCGGGCACGCACTGGGACGCGCTGCCGCACGTCTCGCACGGCGGGCGGCTCTACAACGGGCGCCCGGCGGCCACGGTGACCGCGCACGGCGGCGCCGCGTACTCCGGGATCGACAGGGCGGGGCCGGTCCTCTCGCGCGGGGTGCTGCTGGACGTGGCCGCGGCGCTGGGCGTGGAGCGGCTGGCCGGGGGGCACGCGGTCACGCCGCAGGAGCTGGAGCGGGCGGAGGAGTTCGGCGGGGTGCGGGTGCGGGCCGGTGACATCGTGCTGGTGCGCACCGGCCAGGTGCGGGTGCTGCTCGGCGGGGACCGGCACGGGTACGGCTATCCGTCGCCCGGTCTCTCGGTCCGTACGCCGGAGTGGTTCCACGCCCGCGATGTCGCCGCCGTCGCCAACGACACGCTCACCTTCGAGATCTTCCCGCCCGAGATCGACGATCTGTGGCTGCCGGTGCACGCCCTGCATCTGGTGGAGATGGGGATGCTCCAGGGCCAGAACTGGAATCTGGAAGAGTTGTCCACAGCCTGTGGAGAGTGCGGGCGGTACGCGTTCCTGCTGTCGGCGGCGCCCGAGCCGTTCGCGGGCGCGACGGGATCGCCGGTGGCCCCGGTGGCACTCCTGTGA
- a CDS encoding amidohydrolase family protein, with the protein MAIELPRIISVDDHVIEPAHLFETWLPAKYRERGPRPLTAGIGELAYVGGKYQITMDPEGTPTDWWIYEDLKFPYKRNIAAVGFDRDEMTLEGITREQMRRGCWDPGARLADMDLNHVEGSLCFPTFPRFCGQTFAEAHDKEVALACVRAYNDWMVEEWCGDSGGRLIPLCLIPLWDVGLAVEEIRRNAARGVRAVTFSEIPTHLGLPSIHTGYWDPFFAVCQDTGTVVNMHIGSSSQMPAASPDAPPAVQASLSFNNAMASMMDYLFSGVLVRFPRLKLAYSEGQMGWVPYALERADDVWAEHRAWGGVRDLVPEPPSTYYYRQIYCCFFRDKHGVASLDVVGRDNATFETDYPHVDSTFPHTEEIALDHVRGLDEETVYKLMRGNAIRMLGLDLDR; encoded by the coding sequence ATGGCGATCGAACTGCCCCGCATCATCAGCGTCGACGACCACGTGATCGAGCCCGCCCACCTCTTCGAGACCTGGCTGCCGGCGAAGTACCGGGAGCGGGGACCGCGGCCGCTCACCGCAGGGATCGGTGAACTCGCGTACGTGGGCGGGAAGTACCAGATCACCATGGACCCCGAGGGGACCCCGACGGACTGGTGGATCTACGAGGACCTGAAGTTCCCGTACAAGCGCAACATCGCCGCCGTCGGCTTCGACCGCGACGAGATGACGCTGGAGGGGATCACCCGGGAGCAGATGCGGCGGGGGTGCTGGGACCCCGGGGCGCGGCTGGCGGACATGGACCTCAACCATGTCGAGGGGAGCCTGTGCTTCCCCACCTTTCCCCGCTTCTGCGGGCAGACCTTCGCCGAGGCGCACGACAAGGAGGTCGCCCTCGCCTGTGTGCGCGCCTACAACGACTGGATGGTGGAGGAGTGGTGCGGCGACAGCGGGGGCCGGCTCATCCCGCTGTGCCTGATCCCGTTGTGGGACGTGGGGCTGGCCGTCGAGGAGATACGGCGGAACGCGGCGCGCGGGGTGCGGGCCGTCACCTTCTCGGAGATCCCGACGCACCTCGGGCTGCCGTCCATCCACACCGGCTACTGGGACCCGTTCTTCGCCGTCTGCCAGGACACCGGCACGGTCGTCAACATGCACATCGGCAGCAGCTCCCAGATGCCCGCCGCCTCCCCGGACGCCCCGCCCGCCGTCCAAGCCTCGCTCAGCTTCAACAACGCGATGGCCTCGATGATGGACTACCTCTTCAGCGGGGTCCTGGTGCGCTTCCCGCGGCTCAAACTGGCGTACTCCGAAGGGCAGATGGGGTGGGTGCCGTACGCCCTGGAGCGCGCCGACGACGTGTGGGCCGAGCACCGCGCCTGGGGCGGGGTGCGGGATCTGGTGCCCGAGCCGCCGTCGACGTACTACTACCGCCAGATCTACTGCTGCTTCTTCCGCGACAAGCACGGCGTCGCCTCGCTCGACGTCGTCGGCCGCGACAACGCCACCTTCGAGACCGACTACCCGCACGTCGACTCCACCTTCCCGCACACCGAGGAGATCGCCCTCGACCATGTGCGGGGCCTGGACGAGGAGACCGTGTACAAGCTGATGCGCGGCAACGCCATCCGCATGCTCGGCCTCGACCTGGACCGGTGA
- a CDS encoding acyl-CoA dehydrogenase family protein, whose product MRFRLTEDQRELQRGVRGLLERRFPREALRAAVDAPGRIDRELWRALGAAGFFALRLPEAAGGVGLGVPEAVLAFEEAGRALLPGPLVATHLAAGAVPGAAAGETVVAAVGGELVEWLDAADVVRGDACGAVPLRSVDPLTPLHRVPRAAAADPLAVLLTAAEQLGGAVRLSELAAQHARTREQFGRPIGSFQAVQHLCADLLVRAETARAAVYAAAVTGDPGDIAAARLLADEAAVRGARDCLQVHGGMGFTWEADVHLHLKRAWVRAQRNGEVTESEELLAAGLVS is encoded by the coding sequence GTGCGGTTCCGACTGACCGAGGACCAGCGGGAGTTGCAGCGGGGGGTACGCGGGCTGCTGGAGCGGCGGTTTCCCCGGGAGGCGCTGCGCGCGGCCGTCGACGCCCCCGGGCGGATCGACCGGGAGCTGTGGCGGGCGCTGGGGGCGGCCGGGTTCTTCGCGCTCCGGCTGCCGGAGGCGGCGGGCGGGGTGGGGCTCGGGGTCCCCGAGGCCGTGCTCGCCTTCGAGGAGGCCGGGCGGGCGCTGCTGCCGGGCCCGCTGGTGGCCACGCACCTCGCGGCGGGCGCCGTACCGGGCGCGGCGGCGGGGGAGACGGTGGTGGCCGCCGTCGGCGGGGAGCTGGTGGAGTGGCTGGACGCGGCGGACGTCGTACGGGGGGACGCCTGCGGAGCCGTACCGCTGCGGTCGGTCGACCCGTTGACCCCCCTGCACCGGGTCCCGCGCGCGGCCGCCGCCGACCCGCTCGCCGTACTCCTCACGGCGGCCGAACAACTGGGCGGTGCGGTACGGCTGAGCGAACTGGCGGCGCAACACGCCCGGACCCGCGAGCAGTTCGGGCGGCCGATCGGGTCGTTCCAGGCCGTGCAGCATCTGTGCGCGGACCTCCTGGTGCGTGCCGAGACCGCGCGGGCCGCCGTCTACGCGGCCGCCGTCACCGGGGACCCGGGCGACATCGCGGCCGCCCGGCTGCTCGCCGACGAGGCCGCCGTGCGCGGCGCCCGCGACTGCCTCCAGGTGCACGGCGGCATGGGCTTCACCTGGGAGGCGGATGTGCATCTGCATCTGAAAAGGGCGTGGGTGCGTGCACAGCGCAATGGAGAAGTGACGGAGAGTGAGGAATTGCTCGCCGCAGGCTTGGTCTCCTGA
- a CDS encoding helix-turn-helix transcriptional regulator: protein MLEEAEEIGRRARRARLRLGMTQADLAAALGKTQGWVSKMERGLIELDRVSLLNRLASELHIHPNDLIGRPYSSSPAENQWQVVAAAITRELRRYDLAPVFDGTPRPARRLWQETARLHRLRDAAANVAIMEVLPDLFREARALAEVATGHEREEAFAIYAVCCKFAHTAAHALGHPELVAMACERAAWSARQSADPVLPAVADWMRVWDMWATADWDDAIALSDKAIRSVQQAYDQGEPLALRAWGSLQLRAAVSAARAGHSAEAEDRVSHARTAADRLAEYDGPPVYDRHSLTFSPGNVQIHAISVALEMHEQHKALTINRRTNPSLVGSLPNSRRGHHHMDLARAWLWDGNRGKALAELETAERIAPQLVRNHPIARSTLRSIVYAERATTREKLRRMSDRFHLDG, encoded by the coding sequence ATGCTGGAAGAAGCCGAAGAGATCGGCCGTCGCGCACGCCGTGCGAGGCTTCGCCTCGGCATGACGCAGGCCGACCTCGCTGCCGCCCTGGGCAAGACGCAGGGCTGGGTGTCCAAGATGGAACGCGGGCTCATCGAACTGGACCGCGTCAGTCTGCTCAACCGGCTGGCGTCGGAGCTGCACATTCATCCGAACGACCTGATCGGGCGGCCGTACAGCAGCTCCCCGGCCGAGAACCAATGGCAGGTCGTGGCCGCTGCGATCACGCGCGAACTGCGTCGCTACGACCTCGCCCCCGTCTTCGACGGAACCCCCCGGCCCGCCCGCCGACTCTGGCAGGAGACCGCCCGGCTGCATCGGCTGCGTGACGCCGCCGCCAACGTGGCGATCATGGAAGTGCTTCCCGACCTGTTCCGCGAGGCGCGTGCCCTCGCCGAGGTCGCCACGGGACACGAGCGGGAAGAGGCGTTCGCGATCTACGCCGTGTGCTGCAAGTTCGCCCACACCGCCGCGCACGCTCTTGGACACCCTGAGCTGGTCGCCATGGCATGTGAGCGGGCCGCTTGGTCCGCCCGGCAGTCCGCCGACCCCGTCCTGCCCGCCGTCGCCGACTGGATGCGTGTCTGGGACATGTGGGCCACAGCGGACTGGGACGACGCCATCGCGCTGTCGGACAAGGCCATTCGCTCCGTGCAGCAGGCATACGACCAGGGTGAGCCTCTCGCCCTCCGCGCCTGGGGCTCCCTCCAGCTTCGCGCGGCTGTCTCCGCCGCACGAGCGGGCCACAGCGCGGAAGCCGAGGACCGCGTCTCTCACGCACGTACCGCAGCCGACCGGCTGGCGGAGTACGACGGCCCTCCTGTGTACGACCGCCACAGCCTGACGTTCTCCCCCGGCAACGTGCAGATTCACGCGATCAGCGTGGCGCTGGAGATGCACGAGCAGCACAAGGCGCTGACGATAAACCGCCGTACGAACCCGTCTCTGGTCGGCTCGCTCCCCAACTCCCGGCGTGGCCATCACCACATGGACCTGGCGCGTGCCTGGCTGTGGGACGGGAACCGCGGCAAGGCACTGGCCGAACTGGAGACGGCCGAGCGCATCGCGCCCCAGCTCGTCCGCAACCATCCCATCGCCCGGTCAACCCTGCGCAGCATCGTGTACGCCGAGCGGGCGACGACCCGGGAGAAGCTGCGTCGCATGTCGGACCGCTTCCACCTCGACGGATAG
- a CDS encoding SDR family NAD(P)-dependent oxidoreductase, producing MGNFLAGKVIAVTGAGRGIGRAVALAAAREGARVVVNDYGVATDGTAPSSEVAAAVVKEIEAAGGEAVAVADDISTMAGGQRVVDTAVGAFGRLDGVVCVAGILRERMLFNMTEEEWDPVIATHLKGTFTVFRAAAAVMRRQRSGTLIGFTSGNHQGSVSQANYSAAKGGIISLVRSAALGLHKYGVTANAVAPVARTRMSADVPMELAGMGSAEDVAALVVYLLSDRAARERITGQVYSVAGARIAVWAQPVELRSVYAEGGSWTPERIAEFLPGAVGVDPMPMLSRLAAMEEAARSGARPNAS from the coding sequence GTGGGGAACTTCTTGGCAGGCAAGGTCATCGCCGTCACGGGCGCGGGGCGGGGCATCGGACGGGCGGTCGCGCTGGCGGCGGCGCGGGAGGGGGCGCGGGTCGTCGTCAACGACTACGGCGTCGCGACGGACGGCACCGCGCCGAGCAGCGAGGTCGCCGCGGCGGTCGTGAAAGAGATCGAGGCGGCGGGCGGGGAGGCGGTCGCGGTCGCCGACGACATCTCCACGATGGCGGGCGGGCAGCGGGTCGTGGACACGGCGGTGGGCGCGTTCGGACGGCTCGACGGGGTGGTCTGCGTCGCCGGCATCCTGCGCGAGCGGATGCTGTTCAACATGACCGAGGAGGAGTGGGACCCGGTCATCGCGACCCACCTCAAGGGCACGTTCACGGTCTTCCGGGCGGCCGCCGCGGTGATGCGGCGGCAGCGGTCCGGCACGCTGATCGGGTTCACCAGCGGGAACCACCAGGGCTCCGTGTCCCAGGCGAACTACAGCGCGGCCAAGGGCGGGATCATCTCGCTGGTGCGCAGCGCGGCGCTGGGGCTGCACAAGTACGGGGTGACGGCGAACGCGGTGGCGCCGGTGGCGCGGACGCGGATGTCGGCGGACGTGCCCATGGAGCTGGCCGGGATGGGGTCGGCGGAGGACGTGGCGGCGCTGGTGGTGTACCTGCTCTCGGACCGGGCGGCGCGGGAGCGGATCACCGGGCAGGTGTACTCGGTGGCGGGGGCGCGGATCGCGGTGTGGGCGCAGCCGGTCGAGCTGCGCTCGGTCTATGCCGAGGGCGGGTCGTGGACGCCGGAGCGGATAGCGGAGTTCCTGCCGGGGGCGGTGGGGGTGGATCCGATGCCGATGCTGTCCCGGCTGGCGGCGATGGAGGAGGCGGCGAGGTCGGGGGCCCGTCCGAACGCCTCATAG
- a CDS encoding acyl-CoA dehydrogenase family protein, producing MDFGFSDEDEDFRGEVRAWLAAHADPAAGRRDWERTLGKDGWIGLGWAEDGYGNRTGTLTGQVVWAEEYARSGAPARSGHIGENLFAPTLIRHGTEEQKRRFLPPVAAGEELWCQGYSEPGAGSDLAAVRTKAVREGAHHRVTGQKIWTSLAHEADWCFVLARTEEGARRHHGLSFLLVPMDQPGRIEVRPIRQLTGTSDFNEVFFDGARAEHVVGAEGDGWRVAMSLLGFERGVSTLAQQIGFGQELRRIVETAVRTGAARDPLLRDRLVRQWAELRTMRWHALRTLGGADEPAAPSVAKLLWGNWHQRLGELAVQVRGAQAGVGPREWSAEEPYRIDADQHLFLFSRADTIYGGSDQIQRTIIAERVLGLPREPKGVR from the coding sequence ATGGATTTCGGGTTCAGTGACGAGGACGAAGACTTTCGAGGTGAGGTGAGGGCGTGGCTCGCGGCTCACGCCGATCCGGCGGCCGGCCGCAGGGACTGGGAACGGACCCTCGGCAAGGACGGCTGGATCGGGCTCGGCTGGGCGGAGGACGGTTACGGGAACCGGACCGGGACGCTCACCGGGCAGGTCGTCTGGGCCGAGGAGTACGCGCGTTCCGGAGCGCCGGCCAGATCGGGGCACATCGGGGAGAACCTGTTCGCGCCCACGCTGATCAGGCACGGGACCGAGGAGCAGAAGCGGCGCTTCCTGCCGCCCGTCGCGGCCGGGGAAGAACTCTGGTGCCAGGGGTACAGCGAGCCCGGTGCCGGGTCCGATCTCGCGGCGGTGCGGACGAAGGCCGTACGCGAGGGCGCGCACCACCGGGTCACCGGGCAGAAGATCTGGACCTCCCTCGCCCACGAGGCCGACTGGTGCTTCGTGCTGGCGCGGACCGAGGAGGGGGCGCGGCGGCATCACGGGCTGAGTTTCCTGCTCGTGCCGATGGACCAGCCGGGCCGGATCGAGGTACGGCCGATCCGGCAGCTGACCGGGACCAGCGACTTCAACGAGGTCTTCTTCGACGGTGCCAGGGCGGAGCACGTCGTCGGCGCGGAGGGCGACGGGTGGCGCGTGGCGATGAGCCTGCTCGGCTTCGAGCGGGGGGTGTCCACGCTGGCCCAGCAGATCGGATTCGGCCAGGAGTTGCGGAGAATCGTCGAGACGGCCGTACGCACCGGCGCCGCGCGCGACCCCCTCCTGCGGGACCGCCTGGTCCGCCAGTGGGCCGAGCTGCGCACCATGCGCTGGCACGCGCTGCGCACCCTGGGCGGCGCGGACGAGCCCGCCGCGCCCAGCGTCGCCAAGCTGCTGTGGGGCAACTGGCACCAGCGCCTCGGCGAGTTGGCCGTACAGGTGCGGGGCGCACAGGCGGGGGTGGGGCCCCGGGAGTGGTCGGCCGAGGAGCCGTACCGGATCGACGCGGACCAGCACCTGTTCCTCTTCTCCCGGGCCGACACGATCTACGGCGGCTCGGACCAGATCCAGCGCACGATCATCGCCGAGCGCGTGCTCGGCCTGCCCAGGGAGCCGAAGGGGGTCCGGTGA